TCGAAAAAATGCCGTCCGCCAATGGCGTTGGCGATCTGGAAAACACCGGTCCCGGGCGCTGGTTACGGGACGCCGGCCTTGCCTGCAGCGCGACCGTGCTGGTGCCGGAAAAACGCCCGGCCATCGTGTTGTGCCTCGGGCAGAAAAAAGACGCGGCGAAGAGGGCGGCATGAGTGTCACGGATTTGAAAAACCGCCTGGCCGAACAGTCGGCCCAGATTTCCAGCGTGAATGTATCGTTCGAGTTTTTTCCGCCGAATACGCCGGCAATGGATTCCATACTTTGGGACTCGATCGAAAACCTGGCCCCGTTGAATCCCGGTTTTGTGTCCGTGACTTACGGGGCGGACGGCTCCACCAGGGATCGCACTCACCGTGTCGTGCGGCGGATTCTGACCGAGACCAAGCTGGTGGTTGTCCCCCATCTCACCTGCATCGACGCGAGCCGCGAGGAAATACGGGAGATTGCGCAAGACTATTACGAGTTGGGGATAAGGCATATAGTCGCGCTGCGCGGAGACCCGCCGGCAGGCTGCACGGAATACCGGCCGAGGAAAGATGGCTACGCCTATGCTTCCGACCTGGTCACTGGTCTGCGCGAAATGGCTGATTTTGAAATCTCTGTCGCGGCTTATCCGGAAGTGCACCCGGAGGCGCCGAGTCAGCGTTTCGACCTGGACAACCTCAAGCGCAAGATCGATGCAGGGGCTACGCGGGCGATCACCCAGTTCTTTTTTTATAACGATGCCTTTTTGCGTTTTCGTGATTTGTGCGTGGACAATGGCATCGATGTCCCGATCGTGCCCGGCATCTTGCCGATCACCCGCTTTCCGCGACTGGTTCAATTTGCAAAAGCCTGCGGCGCGGCGATTCCGCCGCAGATCAGTCAGCAGTTTGAAGGACTGGAAAATGACCCGGATACTCACCAGCTGGTGGCGGCCAGTGTTGCGATCGACCAGGTGCGCCGCCTGCAGGAACACGGGGTAGAGAATTTTCATTTTTATACGCTAAACCGTTCTCGGTTGACCTACGCCATTTGCCACATTCTCGGCATCAGGCCGCAACAGGGGATTGCGCATGCATCCGCTTGAAGAAGCGTTGCGCCAAAGAATCCTGTTGCTCGATGGTGCGATGGGCACGATGATCCAGAACTACGGTCTGACCGAGGCTGACTTCCGCGGGCGGGAGTTCAAAGGCCACGACAAACCGCTGACCGGCAACAACGACCTGTTGAGCCTGACCCGGCCGCATGTCATCCGGGAAATCCATCAGGCTTACCTCGAGGCCGGCGCGGATATCATCGAGACGAATACCTTCAACGCCAGTTTCCCGGCGCAGTCGGACTATGGCCTCGAACATCGAGTTGCCGATCTCAACCTGGCCGCGGCGAGCATCGCCCGGCAGGCGGCCGATGAAGTCACCCGGCTAAGTGGCCGCCAAAGATTTGTCGCCGGCGTCCTTGGCCCAAGCAATCGCACCGCGTCGATGTCGCCGGATGTCAATGACCCGAGCCTGCGCAATATCACCTTCGAACAGCTTGCCGATACCTATGCTATAGCGGCGCATGCGTTACTCGAAGGTGGCGTCGATTGCCTGATGTTGGAAACGATTTTCGATACCTTGAACGCCAAGGCGGCGATTTTTGCGATCGAGACGGTTTTCGGAGAGCGCGGCCTGCGGGTGCCGGTTTTTATATCCGGGACCATCACCGATGGTTCCGGTCGCACCCTGTCCGGCCAGACTACCACCGCTTTCTGGCATTCGATCCGGCATGCCCGGCCGCTGCTGGTCGGACTCAATTGCGCGCTCGGCGCCAAGGAGCTGAGGCCATGGTTGAGAGAGCTCTCTGCATGCGCCGATACTTTTGTCAGTGCGCATCCGAATGCCGGTTTACCCAATGAGTTCGGCGAATACGAACAGACGCCCGAAGAGATCGCCGGCTTGCTTGGAGAGTTTGCCCGCGAGGGCCTGATCAACATGGTCGGGGGTTGTTGCGGAACCACGCCGGACCACATACGCCGGATCGCCGAGGCGATTGAGGGCGTACCGCCGCGCGCGGTGCCGGATATTGAATCCGCATGCCGCCTCGCCGGCCTGGAACCGCTATCGATCAACAGCGACAGCCTGTTTGCCAACATCGGCGAGCGTACCAACGTAACCGGATCTGCGGTTTTCAGGCGGCTGATCGAAGCGGACGATTATGCCGGCGCGATCGAGGTCGCGCGTCAGCAGGTGGAAAACGGCGCGCAGATGATCGACATCAACATGGATGAAGGCATGCTCGATTCTGCAGCGGCGATGCAGCGTTTTCTCCGCCTGCTTGCCGGCGAACCGGATGTGTCGCGGGTGCCCGTGGTGATCGATTCCTC
The DNA window shown above is from Pseudomonadota bacterium and carries:
- the metF gene encoding methylenetetrahydrofolate reductase; the protein is MSVTDLKNRLAEQSAQISSVNVSFEFFPPNTPAMDSILWDSIENLAPLNPGFVSVTYGADGSTRDRTHRVVRRILTETKLVVVPHLTCIDASREEIREIAQDYYELGIRHIVALRGDPPAGCTEYRPRKDGYAYASDLVTGLREMADFEISVAAYPEVHPEAPSQRFDLDNLKRKIDAGATRAITQFFFYNDAFLRFRDLCVDNGIDVPIVPGILPITRFPRLVQFAKACGAAIPPQISQQFEGLENDPDTHQLVAASVAIDQVRRLQEHGVENFHFYTLNRSRLTYAICHILGIRPQQGIAHASA
- a CDS encoding homocysteine S-methyltransferase family protein, which encodes MHPLEEALRQRILLLDGAMGTMIQNYGLTEADFRGREFKGHDKPLTGNNDLLSLTRPHVIREIHQAYLEAGADIIETNTFNASFPAQSDYGLEHRVADLNLAAASIARQAADEVTRLSGRQRFVAGVLGPSNRTASMSPDVNDPSLRNITFEQLADTYAIAAHALLEGGVDCLMLETIFDTLNAKAAIFAIETVFGERGLRVPVFISGTITDGSGRTLSGQTTTAFWHSIRHARPLLVGLNCALGAKELRPWLRELSACADTFVSAHPNAGLPNEFGEYEQTPEEIAGLLGEFAREGLINMVGGCCGTTPDHIRRIAEAIEGVPPRAVPDIESACRLAGLEPLSINSDSLFANIGERTNVTGSAVFRRLIEADDYAGAIEVARQQVENGAQMIDINMDEGMLDSAAAMQRFLRLLAGEPDVSRVPVVIDSS